A stretch of DNA from Cucurbita pepo subsp. pepo cultivar mu-cu-16 unplaced genomic scaffold, ASM280686v2 Cp4.1_scaffold000892, whole genome shotgun sequence:
GGAAGGGACCAACGATGACGATGGCGACGACCACCGCCAGTAAAACACCGTGGGGAGCTCCGCCTTGCCGTTCTTCAATCATTCTGGTTTCACTCTCAACCCGATTTTCTCTTCCTTTGtttgaaatattgaaaagcAGGGAGAATTTGAAGCTTATGAGTTTAATTTTGCTTTAATACCATTACTGACCTggacagataaaaaaaataaaaataaaataaaataaaaagggtttTTATCTGGTGTGGTCAACACCATTCCTTTTcaaatgtttaaatattatatgttgttcaaattttcgtaattatttaaatttgaatttttcatgtattttttttattattgtattcatataatttgtaagtttttttttttaatttaattgagttgaatttttaaaaaattaaaaattcaattaaatttagagattaacattttttttaaataattaaaaaaaacaaagcttatgaactaatatttaaaacttattttaaaataagttttataaaaagaataaatgattttttataataacaataaaggaATAAAGTTGACAAAGTGTTAGTTTTGTATATTCGAGAtacgaaattaaaattttttatttcacccttggaatgcttcgttctcgtCTCCACTCcgaccgacgtgagatctcacaatccactcacTTGAAGACTCAACGTACTTCAGACACACCAATTGGTATATGACTCTGGTACCGTTTGTAACCACCCAAACCCATCACtgatagatattgttcgctttagcGTGTTAGAACGCGtcggttagggagagatttccacatccttataaaggttgTCTTCATGAGAGAGACAACGTTAGCACCCGACCCACAACCGTGCGAGCTGATAagttataattgtttttaatagtTTGATCCTTAAACTttggtaaaaataataatttaatcaaaccttagtttataataattttaatcttaatataagggctaaattattatatatgaaagtatttatatagtttaagagAACATAATATCACACAAACTTTATATTAGAGCACATAAATGTGGGCCTAAGGATTAGTAAATATAATTActtaaaatcctcaaataatCCCACTTTGAAACAGCTACAAGAACACGACAAgaacacgaacacgaacaCAGACACGGACACAGACAACGTTTATTTTGGACAACAGAAAACACAACAATCACAAGTCATAAGCAGTTTTATGTAGATGGCTGGAACATGAATCCCGTGGGGATGATGTTGGTTATACGGAGGAGTCCCTGAAATGTCATTCCGACCAAATTCAACGCCGAAACCAAATTCCCGACAGAGGGTAACGTTGCGTTGCAGCTCGACAGTGGCGTGTTCACTACGACGCTACAGTTGGAGGTGAGTGAAGAGAGAAGGAGCTGTAGTGGATCTAACAGAATCGAAAACACTCCCGCGCTGTTTGTTGTTGCAGTCGACACAACGTTTCCGTTTCCGCATTGCAGTTGCACGGCTGCATCTGCATGCAAAATATATACGTATATAAACAGTTTGCCAATTTGAACATGGCTCAACTAGTTTGAAAATAACTTACTCGGGAAGGCAGGAGTGGCGGTGCCATTGGTGCCGATGTTGCCATTGGCAGTGCAAAAGACAGTTCCTTGGATTCTGGTAAGGCTAAGAAGACTGCCAATGGACCCAAGCTGAGCTTCCACCACCATTAATGGAGCTCCCATGGCAGCAACCATCACGCAGACAAACAATACTGATTTCAAACCCATTTTTCTGTGCTTCCAAATTTTGACTCCTCCTCTGCCATTAAATAGACGAGTaaccaatttaaaataatcatttttattgttttctttttatttttttattttcaccatatattcttatattttaatttttaaataaccaATTTAGAGTATTTGTGACGTTGAACTAGGTtaaaatgttacaattttatttatgttttttttaatgattatagattgatttgtgtttctttgtgaatttttaatattttttatctaagactatctaataaataaaaaaaatttaattctttttttaagttgaCAACCCGAAGATAgagagttgagttgggttcggttgagttgtgaaaattttggagttgggttaggttaccaatccaactaACTCAAACTTTTGAAtgtcaaaaaataatatttaaccgATCCAACCCGAACCATCTACACCCCTAAGTAGAACCCCTAAGTAGAACCAAGTTGGTGCAGATTTTTCTGACCTTTAGTGCCATGAAAATGAGGGATTGCGCATGCAGCGAGTGTCCCACGCTCTATAAGGTAGAAATTTGGCCCCAAAACGCtgattttgttcctttttgtTCTGAAAAGCCTATTTACCTAAGGGTCCATTGCCTAATCATCAAATTGCCCACCTGTTATCATTTTTCCACTCTCATTTCGATTCACGAGATCCGTCTCGTGAAATTATTCAACGAGATTCGTACAATAGATATAACAGCTCGAGACAAtcgctaataaatattgtccactttagctcgttacatatcgtcgttaggttcacggtttttaaaacgcgtctgttagatAGAGGTttttcacgctcttataagCTTCGTTATCCTCtctccagcgtcctcgttagcacaccGTCGAATGTCCAGCTctaaatcatttgtaacagcctgagacaaccgctagcaaatattgttagttttggtccgttacgtattgtcatcagcctcatgattcCAAAACgagtttgctagggagaggcttccactcccttataagaaatgtttcgtttccctctccaaccgagacgggatctcacaattcacctcccttgGATCATAGCGTTCTCGTTAGCACGCCGCTCGATATcgggctcttataccatttgtaacagctcaagacCACCACTAGTAAATGTTATCTACTttagctcgttatgtatcaccatcAATCTCATGATTTAAACGCTTATGCTAGGAAAAGATTTCTATGTCTTTATatgaaattgagaaaaatttgactactatatattatttttaaaaaataaaaaaattcttaataattaatgacattaaagatttttataacattttctATACTACAAAATCTactcatttcattttaaaatataaatggttagtttattttttaaaaaaaaaatgataataaaatttgtattattataCCAATCTCTATCTTTATTAGGGTccacatttattataaaaaaaatcattctaatgtcaaaattatttatatttcattattttaatattttttttaaaaaagtattaaagttttaaga
This window harbors:
- the LOC111785990 gene encoding phylloplanin-like, with translation MGLKSVLFVCVMVAAMGAPLMVVEAQLGSIGSLLSLTRIQGTVFCTANGNIGTNGTATPAFPNAAVQLQCGNGNVVSTATTNSAGVFSILLDPLQLLLSSLTSNCSVVVNTPLSSCNATLPSVGNLVSALNLVGMTFQGLLRITNIIPTGFMFQPST